The following DNA comes from Cryobacterium psychrophilum.
CTCTGGGGCGCGACGGCGACCGGGCCTCCGTCGAGCAGCTCCTGCGACTCCTGACCGTCTCGCAGGCCGTGGGTAACCTCGACATGCACGGAAAAAACATCAGCATGCTCCACCTGCCCGACGGCAGCACGAGAATCACCCCGGCCTATGATGTCGTTCCGCAAACTCACCTCGATAGTGACGGGAAGATGGCGCTGGCCATCAACCGAAACTATGTGCACGCCGCAATCACCATCGACGATCTCATCGCAGAGGGTGAGTCGTGGAACGTGCGCATGCCCCGCGCGATCATCACATCAGCACTCGAGGCAGTGAACCTGTTCGTCGGCTCCGAGAACCCCGTCGGGAACGCCTATGCGGGACTCCAGGACGACATCGTGAGGTTCACCAGAAATCTGCTCGATGGTCGCCCGACGGGCAGCATGCGCTAGATGGAATCCCGCCCCGGTCAACAATCGGGTGGCGCTCTGCGCTGTCTACTCGAAGGCGCTCATGCTGGCTGCCAAAATTCTGGCTCAGCGTCAACTCACCCTGACGTAGGGGGGGCGCGCGGTGTGCCGAGGCTAACTCGCCGCGATCGCACGCCCGAGTGCGTCACCGGACGCCCACGCCGTCGCCACCGAAGACCGGTCACCCCACGCATCCCCGCACACGCCGATCCGGTCGGACAGCAAAAACGGCTCGGGATGCTGCGCGGCGGGCCGCGCGAACGTCCAGCGGTGCGCGAACGACCGGGCGGGTGCATCCGTCAGCGACAACATGCGGCGCACCGCATCGGTGACCACGGTGATCGCTCCATCGGGGTCAACGAGATGCTGCCGGGCAAGTGCCGCTGTCGTGTGGGCGACGAGCACCGGGGCACCGTCGCCGCGTCGATCGCCATCGTCAGCAAGCGACGTGATCTCCGCCACGTCGTTGACGAACGCGGTGTGGAACGACTGCCAGTCGCGCGCCGCCCACTCCAGCACGACGGCGATGCTTGGCTCCCAGCCAAAGCCGTCGTTCAACGCGTCATGCAGCGAGGATCCGACGTCGAGTAGGCGCCGGGCTTGCGGGTCAGGCATCGCGAGCACGACCGTGTCGTAACGCTTGCTGTCCACCTCGCCCGCCGCCACGTGTTCAATCGTGACGCCCTGGTGGATGTCGAGGCCACGCGCAAGGTCCATGACGAGCTCCCGCAGGCCGGCAGGGGCTGCGTACCGCATCGGACCGGTGCTGAGACGCTGGATGCCCTCGGCCCCTGCGACCGCGACCATGTCAGTCCATTCTCGAGCGAGTCCCCGATCCAGCCAGCCTGCAACGACGTCACTGAACCGGGTGCCGGGCTCCGCGGTGAAGTATGACGCGCCGAGGTCGACCGTTCGTCCGTTGATCGTGCGGCTCGCCATCCTGCCACCGGGCTTCCGTCCGCGATCCACGACACGGGCAGCGATTCCGGCGCTGAGCAGCGCCTGAGCACAGGCGATTCCCGCGATGCCCGCGCCGATGATGAGAACGTGAGGTTGCTGCACCCAATCATCATGCCAGATGGCGCGGACGGTCTTGTAGCCGAGGCTGAAGGGCGCCCCCGAGCAAATTCCATGGCCTGTGCGCGGTGCCTGGTGCGCGCCCGTGGGTGTTCGACTCCTCGGAACTGTCGAGCGCATGGTCCACGCGGCAGCCGGTGCATTGGCTGGGGGCCCGGGATGCTGACGAACCCGGTATACCGGCCGCAGCCGACGCCGACGGACACGCCTCATCGACGACGACACAGGCCTGCTGCGAGCCACTGGCCACGTAAAGCCTGAGCTTGCGGCTGCCTTGCACCTGGCCCTGTCTTCGCGCGGTGTTTCTGGCCTGACGTGCTGGACGGGGGCTGGCGGGAAAGATGCCGTGATGACTGCACTTGAAGGTGCGACGGCGGAGACGAAAACTGAACCCAATCGTGACGCGGCGCAAACCGTCGGTCCTGGGTTCAAGTCCCGGCCGCCCGACTCGAAAACTCTTCCTGATCAGGATGTTCTATTCTCAATAATGGGTCGGGATGTGATGATCCGCCATTAGGGCTTGGGCTCAAAGCCCGTTTACCGGCACTGAAACATAGTTTGATCAGGGAATCTTATCTTCGCAAGATGAGGGAGATTGTGCTGCACTCACCGTTTATTGCGAGCCGGGCGTCTGCTGCGGTTGCCCCACTGAACCGCTGCGGCCGACACGAATGACAGGGGAGATTTTGCACTTCCACGGCGTTGGGCCCCGGTAGTCGGGGTACTTCGCGAGGCTCTCGAAGGCCACGTCGTAGTTGACGATGTCGTCTAGGGTGGTCGAATGGACGCCGACATCAACTTCTACTTCGACCCGGTCTGTCCCTTCGCCTGGATGACCAGCAAATGGGTGCGGCAGGTGCAGGCGCAACGCGATTACACCGTGGACTGGCGGTTCATCTCGTTGCGTCTGGTCAACGCCGAGGTCGACTACGACGCCCATTTTCCGCCCGAGTACGAGGCCGGACACACCGCCGGGCTCCGGCTCCTGCGGGTGGCGGCCCGGGCACGCGCGGAGCATGGCCGCGAGTCGATGGCTCAGCTGTACGCGGCGTTCGGGGCGCATATCTTCGATGCTGCCCCAGACCCGGGCAACAACAGCACCGAGAGCAACCTGCGTGAGCGCCGCGGAACGCGTGAGTTCGTGGAGCCGATCCTCGCCGAGGCTGGCCTGCCACTCGCGCTGGCGGAGGCTCTCGACGACGAGTCCTGGGACCTTGAGATCCAGCAGGAGACGGACGAGGCGCTTGCGCTGACGGGTAAGGACGTGGGCACACCCATTATCCACTTCGAGCCACCGGCCGGTGTGGCCTTCTTCGGGCCGGTGATCAGTCGGCTGCCAAGCGCAGACTTGGCCGTCGAACTGTGGGACCACGTGGTCGGGCTGGCACGCTTCCCTGGTTTCGCCGAGCTCAAGCGAAGCCTGCGCGAGCAGCCACAGCTCGCCGCGTTCGGATTCGACGCCGATACTGTCGGTCAGCAGGAGGACTGGCATGGCGGCAGCCGGCGGCAGAAAAATGACCGGTCTGTGAGCCAGAACGATGAGTGAGACGAGCATCCGCCGTCACCAGGAATCTGTGAGGGTTGAGACGTCAGCCGAAACGCTCTACGACATGGTCTCGGACATCACCCGCACCGGCGAGTGGAGCCCAGTATGTAAGTCGTGCTGGTGGGATGACGAAGCCAGTGCCGGTCAGGTCGGGGCCTGGTTCACCGGGCGCAATGAGCTCCCGCATCGAACCTGGGAGACCCGGTCGCAGGTGGAGGCGGCTGAGCGCGGTCGCGAGTTCGCCTGGGTGGTGGGTGGCAGCTTCGTCCGTTGGGGCTTCACCCTCACCCCAGCGGGCACGGGGACGATCCTCAGCGAGTTCTGGGAATTCCTGCCGGGCGGTATCGCCATGTTCGAGGAGAAGTTCGGTGACCAGGCAGACCTTCAGATCACTGACCGCACCGAGCAGGCGTTCGACGGCATCCCGAAAACGCTCGCCGCGATCAAGCGGATCGCCGAGTCCATCGCTGCCGGTGAGGAGGCCCGGGCCTGACCGGCTTGCTCGGGGCGCCCGGCTGCCGCTGCAGAGCCCGCAGGGGAGGGACCGAGGTGCCTCCCGCTTTCAATCACATGCTGGCACAGTGCGTAACAAGAGCGGCCAGTTGTTAGTGCCGGGCTGCTTGTAATCGGCGGGAATCTGCCGTCCGCTGCGGCAGGTGTCGTCAGTAGTACACCGGCCAGCTGGATGCTGAGCGTTCAAGTGAGTTGAGCACGTAGCCGGCCTTTTCTTTCTTCAACTCGATGGGGACGAGACCGCTGCCCTCTGCGAACTTCACCACCGCCGCGTAGACTTCCGGATCGGTGTCGACGGTTCCCATGATTTCGGCTGTGTTGTGGCGCCACACGTGGTTGGCGTAGTGGAGTGCCAGGAATCGGTCGGGCCGCCCGGTGAAATCCTTGATGTCGCTCGGCAGGAGAGTGGACGAGTTTGTCGCGAAAATTGCTTTGGCGGGAGCCAGGTTCGCCAGCTTCGTATAGATGTCACGCTTGATGTCGAGAGACTCGGGTGCCGCCTCAATCACGAGGTCGGCATCGGCAACTGCGTCGCCAAGGTCCGAGGTGAGTGTCAGGTGCGCGAGTGCGGCGGTTTCTTTTTCGGGTGTCGCAGCGATAATTTCGTCCGACTGGCAGACCGTGGCGAGACCCGCGAATCGTTCCCTGGCCTTCTCAACGATCTCGTCGCTGATGTCGTAGGCAGTGACGTCGTAGCCGAAATAGGCCGCCTGGAACGCGATCTGGGAACCCAGGACGCCGGTGCCGAGTACGGTCACCTTGGTGATTGCTGGCATGTTCTTGTCTCTTGCGTTAATTGTCGATGACGGCTGTGGAGTATGCGCGCGGCAGCTCCGCCGTTGACGTTGTTGCCTCGGGGGGCGCCCCGTAGATACTGAGCGTCCAAATGCTCGCGAGCACGTCGACCACGGACGACGGGCTGATCGCCGGTTGCTCCCCGGCGGAGGATGCTGACAGGACACGTTCGTTCATGAGATTGAGCGCGACCGCCAGGTCACGCGCAGGTATTCCGTCGGGTGCTGCTCCCCGTTTTCGCTCAGAGGTAATGGCTCTAGCTGAGTAGTCAACCCACGACTCCATAGCAGCGGCCCACAAGGCCTGGATCTCGGGGCTATGAAGCCGCGCCGCCATCGCCGTCGCGGCGACTGCTTCGTGTTTCGTGAACACGTCCACGAAGACGCTGATGGAGCTTCTCCACGGGTCGCCCGCCGCGGAGGCCGGTTCAGCCGGCAGCGTTGAGAGGGCCTGCTCGACTTCGTCGATGACGCGGGTCAGGAGCGCGATCACCACTTCCTGTTTCGAAGAGAAATAGGAGTAGAAGCTGGGTCGCGAAATTCCGGCCCCGCGGGCAAGGTCCTCGATGGAGATATCGCCGAGGGAACGATGCGCCAGAAGGGATTCAGCCGTAGCGAGGATAGCGTCCTGGCGCTCGTCTCCTGAAGGGCGAGCGCTCCCGCGTTCACGTCTTGCCATGTCTCTATCCTATGCGATTTCGACAGGGTGTTGTATGTGTCGACACGGTGTTGATAGAGTCCGGTCATGCACAAACACGTAGACGTGTTGATCGTCGGGGCTGGCCTCAGCGGCATCGGCGCTGCAGCACACGTGAAGAGAGACACCCCCGGGAAGACCTTCGTGGTCCTTGAGTCGCGTCCCTCGATCGGTGGAACGTGGGATTTGTTCCGGTATCCGGGGGTTCGATCGGACTCGGACATGTTCACCCTCGGGTATTCCTTCCGCCCGTGGACGGATGCGAAAGCAATCGCTCCCGGGGCATCGATTCGGGACTATATTCAGGCGACGATCGAGGACGAACAGCTGGGCGAGCACATCCGCCTCCAGCACCGCGTGATTGCGGCATCCTGGTGCAGCGAGTCCGCCCTGTGGACGGTCATCGCCGCGCGCACGAGTCCGGATGAATTTCGCCCCGGTCAACCGGTCGACGAGCAGGTCGTCTTCACCTGCTCCTTCCTGGTCGTCTGTTCCGGGTACTACCGCTACGACGAGGGCTTCACTCCGGTGTTCCCTGGCGCCGAGAGTTTCTCGGGCGAGCTGGTGCATCCGCAGCAGTGGCCGGCCGACCTGGACTATGAAGGAAAGCACGTCGTCGTCGTGGGAAGCGGCGCTACGGCCATCACCCTCGTGCCGTCCATGGCGGCGGAGGCCGCTCATGTGACGATGCTTCAGCGGTCGCCGACGTACATTGCGTCGATCACGTCAGAAGACCGAATGGCGGACATTCTTCGCAAATATCTTCCGGCCCAGCTGGCCTACGGCCTGACTCGGGCCAAGAACATCGGCTATTCGATTTTTACCTATCAGCTGAGTCGCCGACGTCCGGAGAAAATGAAGTCGATCCTGCGGAATGCCGCGATCCGCATGTTGCCCGAGGGCTTCGACGTCGACACGCACCTGTCGCCGAGCTACAACCCGTGGGATGAACGACTGTGCATGACGCCGGATGCTGATCTCTACCAGGCGATCAGGCGCGGCACGGCCGACATCGTCACGGACCGCATCGACCGGATCACCCCGACGGGAATCGAGCTTGCCTCCGGCAGGACCCTCGATGCCGACATTATTGTCAGCGCCACGGGACTCAACGTCCTGGCCATCGGTGGAATGACACTCACGGTAGACGGGGCACCCATCACCCTGGCGGACACCCTCACCTATAAGGGTATGATGCTCGACGGTGTGCCGAACTTCGCTATGACGATCGGCTACACGAACGCATCCTGGACGCTGAAAGCCGACCTCGTGGCACGCTATATCGGTCGCACGCTCAAATACATGGACCGCCACCACCTCGACACCGTCACTCCCCAGGCCGCGGAATCTGTCAAGACAGGCAACCTGGTCTCACTGATTGACTTGCAGTCCGGGTATGTCTTGAGAAGCGTCAACGCCCTGCCGCGGCAGGGCGAGAAGACTCCGTGGCGGCTGCACCAGAACTACCTGCGGGACTTTCGACTGCTTCGGCTCGGGCGGGTGACGGATGATGTGAGGTTTGGTCGCCGGGGCGCGGTTGCTGCGGCCGCGAGGATTCCTCTCGATCTGCCGGGTACCGGAGTGATCGACATCGACGGCGCCCGCGTTCGTTACCGCATTACCGGGCAGGGCAGTCCCATTCTGCTGCTGCACGGGATCGGGCAGAGCCTGGAAGACTGGAACGAGCAACACGACCGTCTTTCCAACGCCCACACTGTCTACAGCGTCGACCTGCCCGGTTTCGCATACTCCGATCGGTTACCGGGCCGGGCATCCCTGGCTGGGCTCGCGGGCATGCTGCCGGCATTTCTCGACCGATTCGGACTCACCGAGCCCCTGCCCGTGATCGGGAATTCCCTCGGGGGTGCCGTCGCCATGACCTTCGCTGCGGCGCACCCCGAACGGCTTTCCTCGCTTGTTCTCGTGGACAGCGCAGGATTCGGAAAAGAGGTGACGATAGCTCTGCGGCTCCTCGCGATCAGACCGGTCGGCATTGTGCTGATGCGCCCGAGCCGGAAGAATTCCATCCGAACGATCGACGGCATCTTTTACGACAAGAAGCACGTCACCACAGACCGGATCGACCACAAGTTGGCCCTGACGAACCGTCCGGCTCATCGGTCTACGCTGCTGGACCTCGCTCAGGAACTCGGCACCTTCCGAGGCATCCGGCAGCCCTGGCGTACCCGGCTGCTCGCCGAGGTCGCGAGCCTCCCCATTCCGGTGCTGATCATGTGGGGCGACCACGATCACGTGCTTCCATTCACGCACCTGGATGCAGCGACGCGAGCGCTTCCGCACGCCCAGACCCACACGTTCCTCAACGCGGGCCATATGCCCCAGATCGAGCACGCCGACGAATTCGCCGAGGTGCTTCGCGGCTTTATCGCTCAGCAGGAACTCGCCCCGAGCTGCACGACCACAGGCGGGGTCGCATCATGAAGAATTACGAATTCGCGCCTGGCACATCGATCGTCGCCGGTGCCGCAAGTGGCATCGTCGAGGTTAGGCGCCGAGCTCGTCGTGAAGCCAGGCGTGAGCTCGCGCCTTGTAGTCGGTCGCGAGATGGGTTTTTGCGGCGAGCGATTCGAAGGCGTGCGGAGCGCCGGGAACGATGTCGAGCGTTGTCTTGACACCGGCCTCCGTCAGGGCCTGCGAGTATGCTCGGCTTTCGTTGAAGAAGAGTTCGATGTCGCCCACTCCGATCCAGGTTGGCGGTAGCCCGCTCAGGTCTGTTCGCCGTGCGGCCGCAGCGTATTCGGGCAGTTCGGCCGCGCCGGGCTCGTGGCCGAGGTAGGACTTCCACCCGGCGAGGTTTGACCTGTTATCCCAGAGCCGGTTCTTGACAACGTCGAGTTCACGTCGGGCAGCGGTTCGGTCATCGAGCACAGGGGTGAGGGCCTGCGACGGTCAGTACGCAGGCGCTCACCCCTGTATTGGTCTCGTCAGCGTCGGCCGTGACCTCCGTCACGGGTGGGGATGATGTGGGCATCCATTGCCTTCTGCACGGCGTCCGACTCGGTCTGGGTCAGGGTGCCGTGGGTGACGGCCTCGTCAAGGTTGGCCTTGCTCTCGGCGGCCCCTTCGGCCTCCTTCTCGGTCTGGACGTCGGTCAGGGCGGTGGTCACCGTGGCTTCGTCGATGTTCAACTCGGCGGCCAGTGCCTGGGCAAGCTTGGTCTGGCGGGCATCCTGGGCGACCTCTCTGTCGGCCTGGGTGGCATCCGGGGAGAGGCGGGTGGCGGATTCGGTTTGATCACGCACTGCGGTCAGGGCTTCGGAGACGGTGGACTCGGGTAGTCCCAGCGTGGTGGCCAGTGCTGCGGCGTCGATTCCTTTGCCGCCGCGGCCGTGGCCGTCGTGGCGGCCGGTGGGGTCGGTGGTGTCGCCAGGCATTGCAGATGCGCTGGCACTGGCCGTAGGGGTGGGGGTTTCAGCCTGGGCGGTCTGGGCCAGGCCCAGACCGAGACCCGAGACCAACGCCACGCCCGCTGCTCCGGCGATCAGTTTCCTCTTCATGGTGGTTCCTTCCGTCTTGTCCGGAATCTCCGGTGTATGACATGAAGCCTGCGGACCGCGCCTATCAGGACACTATGGTGAGGCTGAGAGTGAAGGGTGAGGAACCGTCTCTCGACGGGAGATGTGTTGTGATGACGACATTTGATGCTGTGATGAAGAAGACGAAAACTAGCCCACCCGAGAGGCGGTGGCCGCGAAGAAAAGGGTGCACCTGGCCAAGGAGCAGAGTCTGGCCCCGGACCGCCGGGTGGACACCGGGCCGCCACATGGAGACGTGATGCACGCACGTCTATTCACCG
Coding sequences within:
- a CDS encoding NAD(P)/FAD-dependent oxidoreductase, translating into MQQPHVLIIGAGIAGIACAQALLSAGIAARVVDRGRKPGGRMASRTINGRTVDLGASYFTAEPGTRFSDVVAGWLDRGLAREWTDMVAVAGAEGIQRLSTGPMRYAAPAGLRELVMDLARGLDIHQGVTIEHVAAGEVDSKRYDTVVLAMPDPQARRLLDVGSSLHDALNDGFGWEPSIAVVLEWAARDWQSFHTAFVNDVAEITSLADDGDRRGDGAPVLVAHTTAALARQHLVDPDGAITVVTDAVRRMLSLTDAPARSFAHRWTFARPAAQHPEPFLLSDRIGVCGDAWGDRSSVATAWASGDALGRAIAAS
- a CDS encoding SRPBCC family protein, giving the protein MSETSIRRHQESVRVETSAETLYDMVSDITRTGEWSPVCKSCWWDDEASAGQVGAWFTGRNELPHRTWETRSQVEAAERGREFAWVVGGSFVRWGFTLTPAGTGTILSEFWEFLPGGIAMFEEKFGDQADLQITDRTEQAFDGIPKTLAAIKRIAESIAAGEEARA
- a CDS encoding 3-hydroxyacyl-CoA dehydrogenase NAD-binding domain-containing protein, which produces MPAITKVTVLGTGVLGSQIAFQAAYFGYDVTAYDISDEIVEKARERFAGLATVCQSDEIIAATPEKETAALAHLTLTSDLGDAVADADLVIEAAPESLDIKRDIYTKLANLAPAKAIFATNSSTLLPSDIKDFTGRPDRFLALHYANHVWRHNTAEIMGTVDTDPEVYAAVVKFAEGSGLVPIELKKEKAGYVLNSLERSASSWPVYY
- a CDS encoding TetR/AcrR family transcriptional regulator, producing the protein MARRERGSARPSGDERQDAILATAESLLAHRSLGDISIEDLARGAGISRPSFYSYFSSKQEVVIALLTRVIDEVEQALSTLPAEPASAAGDPWRSSISVFVDVFTKHEAVAATAMAARLHSPEIQALWAAAMESWVDYSARAITSERKRGAAPDGIPARDLAVALNLMNERVLSASSAGEQPAISPSSVVDVLASIWTLSIYGAPPEATTSTAELPRAYSTAVIDN
- a CDS encoding alpha/beta fold hydrolase, which produces MHKHVDVLIVGAGLSGIGAAAHVKRDTPGKTFVVLESRPSIGGTWDLFRYPGVRSDSDMFTLGYSFRPWTDAKAIAPGASIRDYIQATIEDEQLGEHIRLQHRVIAASWCSESALWTVIAARTSPDEFRPGQPVDEQVVFTCSFLVVCSGYYRYDEGFTPVFPGAESFSGELVHPQQWPADLDYEGKHVVVVGSGATAITLVPSMAAEAAHVTMLQRSPTYIASITSEDRMADILRKYLPAQLAYGLTRAKNIGYSIFTYQLSRRRPEKMKSILRNAAIRMLPEGFDVDTHLSPSYNPWDERLCMTPDADLYQAIRRGTADIVTDRIDRITPTGIELASGRTLDADIIVSATGLNVLAIGGMTLTVDGAPITLADTLTYKGMMLDGVPNFAMTIGYTNASWTLKADLVARYIGRTLKYMDRHHLDTVTPQAAESVKTGNLVSLIDLQSGYVLRSVNALPRQGEKTPWRLHQNYLRDFRLLRLGRVTDDVRFGRRGAVAAAARIPLDLPGTGVIDIDGARVRYRITGQGSPILLLHGIGQSLEDWNEQHDRLSNAHTVYSVDLPGFAYSDRLPGRASLAGLAGMLPAFLDRFGLTEPLPVIGNSLGGAVAMTFAAAHPERLSSLVLVDSAGFGKEVTIALRLLAIRPVGIVLMRPSRKNSIRTIDGIFYDKKHVTTDRIDHKLALTNRPAHRSTLLDLAQELGTFRGIRQPWRTRLLAEVASLPIPVLIMWGDHDHVLPFTHLDAATRALPHAQTHTFLNAGHMPQIEHADEFAEVLRGFIAQQELAPSCTTTGGVAS
- a CDS encoding alpha/beta hydrolase fold domain-containing protein, whose amino-acid sequence is MLDDRTAARRELDVVKNRLWDNRSNLAGWKSYLGHEPGAAELPEYAAAARRTDLSGLPPTWIGVGDIELFFNESRAYSQALTEAGVKTTLDIVPGAPHAFESLAAKTHLATDYKARAHAWLHDELGA